The following proteins are co-located in the Acidicapsa acidisoli genome:
- a CDS encoding alpha-galactosidase: MANSIKPAALAALLLCCAFTLAVQAQAAAIPVPPPPMGWSSWNSFSNTVDSQVVMNQAKAVAANGMQKAGYQYINIDEGWWLGQRDAEGNIVVDAKAWPPIAEGEQPGDMGNIVRYIHGLGLKAGIYTDAGADGCSTVGPDLGPSYPRTGSEGHYEQDFLQFAKWGFDYVKVDWCGGDKENLDPAIQYAEIARAIAHTEAITGHRLYFSICNWGKHSPWTWAPNIGGVTADVWRTGGDIVAPIVAGTKNADRKASFKEVLREFDQAQHPEAQHSGFYNDPDMMVVGMPGLTNQESRAHMSLWAISGGPLLVGADLTRLSATDLATLTNPDVLRIDQDSLGLQCVKVAEPAAGLEVWAKPLTTIGERAVLLLNRSASPGAISVAWRDLGLSDGSSVTVRDAWTGKDLGEFASAYSATVPAGDAVLLFALGSEGATTAYFPEQLKAAPASGQTLALGRDKQLTFAHVASRFPIARIRITYTNPDKTARFAELRVNGRIATRIAFPQTGGDGATGTLSIESPMETGGAKNILAFSVSGDPGPVLQSISLQ, encoded by the coding sequence GTGGCCAATTCGATTAAACCGGCTGCGCTCGCAGCTCTGCTTCTTTGTTGCGCTTTCACTCTTGCGGTGCAGGCTCAGGCGGCAGCAATACCTGTTCCACCACCGCCGATGGGGTGGTCGTCGTGGAACAGCTTTTCCAACACGGTTGATTCGCAAGTGGTCATGAATCAGGCGAAGGCCGTAGCCGCCAACGGTATGCAGAAGGCCGGTTATCAGTACATCAATATCGATGAAGGCTGGTGGCTCGGCCAGCGCGATGCCGAGGGCAACATCGTCGTCGATGCCAAGGCATGGCCGCCGATTGCTGAGGGAGAGCAGCCGGGAGATATGGGCAATATTGTCCGTTATATTCACGGACTGGGACTGAAGGCCGGAATCTACACCGACGCGGGCGCGGACGGATGCAGCACAGTCGGGCCAGACCTTGGGCCGTCTTACCCGCGTACCGGCAGCGAAGGCCATTACGAGCAGGATTTCCTGCAATTCGCCAAGTGGGGATTCGACTACGTGAAGGTCGACTGGTGCGGAGGCGACAAGGAAAATCTCGACCCGGCCATCCAGTACGCCGAGATTGCCCGGGCCATTGCACACACGGAGGCCATTACGGGCCACCGGCTTTATTTTTCCATCTGCAACTGGGGTAAGCATAGTCCGTGGACCTGGGCGCCGAATATCGGCGGAGTTACGGCTGACGTCTGGCGTACGGGTGGCGATATTGTCGCGCCTATCGTTGCCGGGACGAAGAACGCCGACCGCAAGGCTAGTTTCAAAGAGGTTTTGCGCGAATTTGACCAGGCGCAGCACCCGGAGGCGCAGCATTCCGGCTTCTATAACGATCCGGACATGATGGTGGTCGGGATGCCCGGACTTACGAATCAGGAGAGTCGCGCTCATATGAGCTTGTGGGCTATCTCAGGAGGGCCGTTGCTGGTGGGCGCGGACCTGACACGGCTGAGCGCGACGGATCTCGCAACGCTCACCAATCCGGATGTGCTTCGGATCGATCAGGACTCCCTCGGGCTGCAATGCGTTAAGGTTGCTGAACCGGCGGCGGGGCTCGAAGTTTGGGCGAAGCCGCTCACTACGATCGGTGAGCGCGCCGTCCTGCTGCTCAACCGGAGTGCTTCGCCGGGAGCGATCTCTGTCGCATGGCGCGATTTGGGACTGAGCGACGGCTCCTCTGTCACGGTGCGAGATGCCTGGACGGGAAAGGATCTTGGAGAGTTTGCATCGGCGTACTCCGCGACGGTGCCCGCTGGAGACGCCGTTCTCCTTTTTGCGCTTGGGAGCGAGGGCGCAACGACTGCCTATTTTCCCGAACAGCTAAAGGCCGCGCCCGCCAGCGGACAGACTTTGGCTCTCGGACGGGATAAGCAACTCACCTTCGCTCATGTGGCTTCCAGATTTCCTATTGCCAGGATTCGCATCACCTACACCAACCCCGATAAGACAGCCCGATTCGCCGAGCTTCGCGTGAATGGACGAATCGCGACCCGAATCGCGTTTCCGCAGACGGGAGGGGACGGCGCGACAGGCACTCTGTCGATCGAGTCTCCGATGGAGACGGGTGGTGCAAAGAACATACTGGCCTTTTCTGTTTCAGGCGATCCGGGACCCGTCCTTCAATCGATCTCGTTGCAATGA
- a CDS encoding IS1595 family transposase — protein sequence MNLIDVNEKFATDEQCLVYLEQMRWPDGIVLCPVCGCDRISRITRKVTKDTDNKRAQLYQCLEKTCKQQFSATSGTIFNDSHLPLHKWFMALALVVDAKKGMSAKQLQSHLGIGSYRTAWYLCHRIRKAMDVDQSEFPKMTGVVEMDETYVGGKTIRRGKQAGRGTRNKDIVVAIRQRGGPVRFMQADSVRAEDLKMIAEAYISDDVEMIVTDDFKSYPLALKRFEGKHHRINHSLGYYVRGDENEIHTNTVESAFSLFKRGLNGSYHIVSIKHLHRYLAEFEYRFNERKNADRFQKILGRMMQAEPLEYKAITASPEQA from the coding sequence ATGAACTTGATAGACGTAAACGAAAAGTTCGCAACCGACGAGCAATGCTTGGTGTATCTGGAACAGATGCGCTGGCCGGATGGTATCGTTCTCTGCCCTGTATGTGGCTGCGACCGAATCAGCCGGATCACTCGCAAAGTCACCAAAGACACCGACAATAAGCGAGCGCAGCTTTACCAGTGCCTTGAGAAGACCTGCAAACAGCAATTCTCGGCTACCAGCGGAACGATCTTTAACGACTCGCATCTCCCATTGCACAAGTGGTTCATGGCTCTGGCGCTGGTCGTAGACGCGAAAAAGGGCATGAGCGCGAAGCAATTGCAGTCCCACTTGGGTATTGGCTCTTATCGCACAGCATGGTATCTGTGCCATCGCATCCGCAAGGCAATGGACGTGGATCAATCCGAGTTCCCTAAGATGACCGGCGTAGTGGAAATGGACGAAACCTATGTCGGTGGGAAAACGATTCGTCGGGGCAAGCAGGCGGGACGAGGAACAAGGAATAAAGACATCGTGGTTGCGATCCGTCAACGCGGTGGCCCGGTGCGCTTCATGCAGGCCGATTCAGTGCGCGCTGAAGACCTGAAAATGATCGCGGAAGCATACATCAGCGATGACGTCGAAATGATCGTTACGGATGACTTCAAGAGCTACCCGCTGGCCCTTAAGCGGTTCGAGGGAAAGCATCACCGCATCAACCATTCACTCGGTTACTATGTTCGCGGCGACGAAAACGAAATCCACACAAATACCGTAGAATCAGCGTTTTCTCTATTCAAACGCGGTCTAAATGGCAGCTATCACATAGTTTCAATAAAGCATCTTCACCGCTACTTAGCAGAGTTTGAATATCGCTTCAATGAACGCAAAAATGCAGATCGTTTCCAGAAGATTCTAGGCCGCATGATGCAGGCCGAACCTCTAGAGTACAAGGCTATTACTGCTTCGCCGGAGCAGGCTTAG
- a CDS encoding type II toxin-antitoxin system HicB family antitoxin yields MFKKLFARRQQEVVVSTPEAVLGVVFSRGEDGYIIAECPQLPGCMSQGKTKDEARANIIDAMQSVLLVRLGQLFSESEAEHQDRIPAEELDEECFRLKGPELISV; encoded by the coding sequence ATGTTTAAGAAATTGTTTGCGCGTCGCCAGCAAGAAGTTGTAGTCAGTACTCCCGAGGCAGTTTTAGGTGTTGTATTCTCTCGGGGAGAAGACGGATACATCATTGCTGAGTGTCCCCAATTGCCCGGATGTATGTCTCAGGGTAAGACGAAGGATGAAGCGAGAGCAAATATCATCGATGCGATGCAGTCAGTCCTATTAGTGCGTCTCGGCCAGCTTTTCTCAGAATCCGAAGCCGAACATCAGGATAGGATTCCTGCGGAAGAACTCGATGAAGAGTGTTTTCGTCTCAAGGGGCCTGAACTAATCTCAGTCTAA
- a CDS encoding winged helix-turn-helix domain-containing protein: protein MPEEVTESPTELPDLNPVIHGKLRLALLSLLSSVEEAEFTWLRAKTNSTDGNLGAQLLKLEEAGYVAVEKKFVLRKPQTIYRMTEAGRQALTDYVQALKQLLGAAINA from the coding sequence ATGCCTGAAGAAGTAACAGAGTCCCCAACTGAATTGCCGGATCTGAATCCCGTCATCCACGGCAAGCTGCGCCTTGCTTTGCTGAGCCTGCTGTCTTCTGTGGAAGAGGCAGAATTCACATGGCTTCGCGCCAAGACCAACTCAACAGACGGCAACCTCGGCGCACAACTGCTCAAGCTCGAAGAGGCCGGATATGTGGCAGTCGAGAAGAAATTCGTGCTGAGAAAGCCGCAGACTATCTATCGCATGACGGAAGCGGGCAGGCAGGCGCTGACAGACTACGTCCAGGCGCTGAAGCAACTCTTGGGCGCAGCCATCAACGCATAG
- the msrA gene encoding peptide-methionine (S)-S-oxide reductase MsrA, with product MEKATFGAGCFWGVEVAFANIPGVAATAVGYEGGKTQAPTYKDVCTDATGHAEVVEVDFDPQRVSYGQLLDAFFSLHDPTQLNRQGPDWGTQYRSAIFVHSDAQKAEAEAKIAELTATGSFAPRKIVTKIEPAQTFWKAEDYHQRYLEKRGLASCHI from the coding sequence ATGGAGAAAGCAACGTTTGGAGCGGGTTGTTTCTGGGGTGTCGAGGTCGCATTCGCCAATATCCCCGGTGTCGCGGCGACGGCGGTAGGGTACGAGGGCGGCAAGACCCAGGCGCCGACTTACAAGGATGTCTGCACTGACGCAACGGGTCATGCCGAGGTGGTCGAGGTGGATTTTGACCCGCAGCGCGTGAGCTACGGGCAACTCCTGGACGCCTTTTTCTCCCTGCACGACCCGACCCAGTTGAACCGTCAGGGACCGGACTGGGGCACGCAGTACCGTTCAGCGATCTTTGTCCATTCCGACGCGCAAAAAGCTGAAGCTGAGGCGAAGATTGCCGAGCTTACGGCTACGGGCAGCTTCGCCCCGAGGAAGATTGTGACGAAGATCGAACCTGCGCAAACTTTCTGGAAAGCCGAAGACTACCACCAACGGTATCTGGAAAAGCGTGGGCTGGCGAGCTGCCACATTTAA
- a CDS encoding pseudouridine synthase, with protein MTSDPEGTPATDAIIHDENELVTEAKPKAKTRKKKVAEAVEPAAPQSAVEAAPESATVPDKPVEPVKPAKKVSAKKAKPSESEPEVVEPETASAEAPEAEKPAKKNAQTVEKPAAEIEAADDDTTEAATQKGPEPKLERLQKILAKAGISSRRKAEELILGGRVQINGKVVMELGTKADPTRDHVRVDGKLLQGPERIRYFVLNKPKGFVTTVSDPEGRPTVMQFFATERERLYPVGRLDYLSEGLLLVTNDGELANKLTKASSGVEKTYLVKVAGEPTEEALDTLRTGVVIERGRPGTGSGRVRTAPAQIRQVRQGDNPWFEVIVIEGRNRELRKMFEEIGHHVEKIRRVGYGPLILDLEPGKLRELEPEEVHSLRLASEGKLKTRRRRGPAPAQLPTVAGKTVRYKKADGKPGFEPRRDTRVSRDYTKEFSKEAKPEFKTGFKPGFKSGPRVEGVAGPRSTGRPEFKSGGNAGFKSGFKPEFKPGFKTGGKPEFGGRPGFAGKSRRVEPPVTDYVLPPRKAGPVEPEFDDKPARQRSDFNPDFKPGFRTGAKPAFRSEGRSGSKPAFRSERPERSDRPGKSFGAGKPFRPAPPADDDDFVPRSKTPGFRIEPVEDKPREKTPRTGGFDRPTGRPFRPAGGRPAGGERPFLPQSDRSATPGNRPFRPRADGPPSGDRGFRPRTDRPSSGEAGGKPFRPAGRPAGNRPGVGRAEGRTDTRSGEFRPRREFRPGGDSRPNSGERPAQFTPRGDGPPSRAGRPSRTTGRPTGRPTGAGEDRPREYRPGSGSRTGLRPAGGPAKKPFGAKPGAGGRTGPGKTGPDGEPRVKERWRNSFTGKNKGRPKPKPKKSE; from the coding sequence ATGACGTCCGATCCTGAAGGCACTCCTGCCACGGATGCAATAATCCATGATGAAAATGAACTGGTGACAGAGGCCAAGCCCAAAGCCAAGACGCGCAAGAAGAAAGTAGCCGAAGCGGTCGAGCCCGCCGCGCCGCAATCTGCGGTCGAGGCGGCGCCAGAAAGTGCCACAGTCCCAGACAAGCCAGTTGAGCCAGTTAAGCCAGCCAAGAAGGTGTCGGCGAAGAAGGCAAAACCGTCCGAGAGCGAGCCTGAGGTTGTAGAGCCGGAAACAGCATCGGCGGAAGCTCCTGAAGCGGAAAAGCCAGCGAAGAAAAACGCCCAGACAGTCGAAAAGCCTGCGGCTGAGATTGAGGCCGCAGACGACGACACCACAGAAGCCGCAACGCAGAAAGGCCCGGAGCCCAAGCTGGAGCGGTTGCAGAAAATTCTCGCAAAGGCCGGAATATCCTCGCGACGCAAGGCGGAAGAGCTGATCCTCGGCGGTCGCGTTCAAATCAACGGCAAGGTCGTCATGGAACTGGGAACCAAGGCTGATCCCACGCGAGACCATGTGCGCGTAGACGGCAAGCTGCTTCAGGGGCCGGAGCGAATTCGCTACTTCGTCCTAAACAAGCCGAAGGGTTTCGTGACCACCGTGAGCGATCCCGAAGGGCGGCCGACTGTCATGCAGTTCTTCGCCACGGAGCGGGAACGTCTCTATCCGGTCGGCAGGCTCGATTACCTGAGCGAGGGATTGCTGCTTGTCACCAATGACGGCGAGCTGGCCAACAAGCTGACCAAGGCTTCCTCGGGCGTGGAAAAGACCTATCTGGTCAAGGTTGCCGGAGAACCGACCGAAGAGGCTCTCGATACGCTGCGCACGGGCGTGGTGATCGAGCGCGGAAGGCCCGGCACCGGATCGGGTCGGGTTCGCACAGCGCCCGCACAGATACGCCAGGTGCGTCAGGGCGACAATCCCTGGTTTGAAGTGATCGTGATCGAGGGCCGAAATCGCGAACTGCGCAAGATGTTCGAGGAGATCGGGCATCATGTGGAGAAGATTCGCCGCGTGGGCTACGGTCCACTGATTCTCGACCTTGAGCCCGGCAAGCTGCGGGAACTGGAACCCGAGGAGGTTCATTCGCTGCGGTTGGCTTCGGAAGGCAAGCTGAAAACCCGGCGTCGGCGTGGGCCGGCTCCGGCGCAACTGCCAACGGTTGCGGGGAAGACAGTCCGGTACAAGAAAGCGGATGGCAAGCCGGGGTTCGAGCCGCGCCGTGACACGAGGGTGAGCAGGGATTACACCAAGGAATTCAGTAAGGAAGCAAAGCCGGAATTCAAAACTGGATTCAAGCCAGGATTCAAATCCGGGCCGAGGGTCGAGGGTGTCGCGGGGCCTAGGTCGACCGGCAGGCCAGAGTTCAAGTCTGGCGGCAACGCTGGGTTCAAATCCGGATTCAAGCCAGAATTCAAGCCCGGCTTCAAGACGGGCGGGAAGCCCGAGTTCGGTGGCAGGCCGGGATTTGCTGGCAAGTCTCGCCGAGTCGAACCGCCGGTGACGGACTACGTGTTGCCACCGCGCAAAGCAGGCCCGGTTGAGCCGGAGTTTGACGACAAGCCCGCGCGTCAGCGGTCAGATTTCAATCCCGACTTCAAGCCGGGATTCCGCACCGGCGCGAAACCAGCCTTCCGAAGCGAAGGGAGATCGGGCAGCAAGCCTGCTTTTCGATCAGAAAGACCGGAGCGGTCAGACCGTCCCGGCAAGTCCTTCGGAGCGGGAAAGCCGTTTCGGCCAGCCCCTCCGGCAGACGACGATGATTTTGTCCCGCGCAGCAAGACCCCCGGTTTCCGGATCGAGCCGGTCGAGGACAAGCCGCGCGAAAAAACACCACGGACCGGCGGATTTGACCGGCCCACCGGGAGGCCATTTCGCCCAGCAGGCGGAAGACCAGCCGGCGGAGAACGCCCGTTTCTGCCACAGTCGGATCGTTCAGCAACACCAGGCAACCGGCCATTCCGGCCTCGCGCAGATGGGCCTCCGTCCGGAGATCGCGGCTTTCGTCCCCGCACGGATCGTCCGTCAAGCGGTGAAGCAGGGGGCAAGCCGTTCCGGCCGGCAGGGCGTCCCGCCGGGAATCGGCCAGGCGTTGGCAGGGCCGAAGGAAGGACCGACACGAGATCTGGAGAATTCCGGCCCCGCCGTGAATTCCGTCCGGGTGGAGATTCGCGCCCTAATTCCGGGGAACGCCCTGCGCAGTTCACGCCGCGCGGAGACGGACCGCCTTCGAGAGCGGGTCGCCCTTCCCGGACAACTGGTCGACCAACTGGCCGGCCAACCGGCGCAGGCGAGGATCGTCCTCGGGAGTATCGCCCTGGTTCTGGCAGCCGAACCGGACTCAGGCCCGCAGGTGGGCCAGCGAAAAAACCCTTTGGAGCGAAGCCAGGAGCGGGTGGCAGAACAGGTCCGGGAAAGACGGGTCCGGATGGTGAGCCACGGGTGAAAGAACGATGGCGCAACTCGTTTACGGGGAAGAATAAGGGTCGCCCCAAGCCAAAACCGAAGAAGTCTGAATAG
- the scpB gene encoding SMC-Scp complex subunit ScpB, producing the protein MSLKAKLEAVIYAAEEPVTLAQLAVLFAEDAFAWKAERDAENLKLATSVESAVEQAGEPGPSDSTLELADLVEVVEAEPQSESVEQEVETEPAASEVPEFEVPEPESDSLPLPEAETSEQPTPAEPESMVAEAAEPEVSESESDSLPAPEPEMSEQTAPSEPEPETTVAEITDPALEARRLERKRDREVREILRSILDELIAEYAQDSRGLEIREIAGGFRMGTKPEIHDAVRAFVKSLKPPMKLSLPALETLAVIAYKQPVTAPEVGEIRGVDSAGVLGSLMSRKLIATAGRKQVIGRPMQYKTTKEFLLRFGLKDLNELPSMEEFEKMAAMELSEESMEEEPMDEEQAEPVEQSGELFTEADSTGGDLSKSNDAPSSTDNTGGDLTKPNVAATSNDTTGGDFTKSNELQAHRTSGDLSKSN; encoded by the coding sequence ATGAGCCTGAAAGCAAAGCTGGAAGCTGTGATCTATGCTGCCGAGGAGCCGGTGACTCTCGCGCAGCTCGCCGTGTTGTTTGCCGAAGACGCCTTCGCCTGGAAAGCGGAGCGGGACGCGGAGAACCTAAAACTCGCCACAAGCGTCGAATCCGCAGTAGAACAGGCCGGAGAACCAGGGCCATCCGATTCCACTCTCGAACTGGCGGATCTTGTTGAAGTTGTGGAAGCTGAACCCCAGTCTGAATCTGTCGAACAGGAAGTCGAGACGGAACCGGCTGCATCTGAAGTCCCCGAATTTGAGGTTCCCGAACCTGAATCAGACAGCCTTCCCCTGCCTGAGGCTGAAACCTCTGAACAGCCAACTCCGGCTGAGCCTGAATCAATGGTTGCCGAGGCTGCCGAACCTGAAGTTTCCGAATCCGAATCAGACAGCCTCCCTGCGCCGGAGCCGGAAATGTCAGAGCAGACAGCTCCGTCCGAGCCCGAGCCCGAAACGACGGTTGCCGAAATTACCGACCCGGCGCTCGAAGCCAGGCGACTCGAACGCAAGCGCGATCGCGAGGTTCGCGAGATCCTGCGTAGCATTTTGGATGAGTTGATTGCCGAGTACGCTCAGGACAGCCGGGGCCTAGAGATTCGCGAAATTGCCGGCGGCTTCCGCATGGGCACCAAGCCGGAGATCCACGACGCAGTGCGCGCCTTTGTGAAGAGTCTGAAGCCGCCGATGAAGCTCTCGCTGCCGGCGCTAGAAACTCTGGCGGTGATTGCCTATAAGCAGCCGGTCACTGCGCCCGAGGTGGGTGAGATCCGCGGCGTCGATTCCGCAGGCGTGCTGGGTTCGCTCATGAGCCGCAAACTAATCGCCACCGCTGGCCGCAAGCAGGTGATTGGGCGGCCAATGCAGTACAAGACGACCAAGGAGTTCCTGCTGCGTTTTGGATTGAAGGATCTGAACGAACTGCCTTCAATGGAGGAGTTCGAAAAGATGGCGGCCATGGAGTTAAGCGAAGAATCGATGGAGGAGGAGCCAATGGACGAGGAACAGGCAGAACCGGTCGAGCAGAGCGGCGAATTGTTTACCGAAGCAGACAGCACAGGCGGGGATTTGTCGAAATCCAACGATGCGCCTTCGAGTACGGATAACACCGGTGGCGATCTTACGAAACCAAATGTTGCCGCGACCAGCAACGATACAACGGGAGGCGATTTCACCAAGTCCAATGAGCTTCAGGCTCACCGGACTTCAGGCGATCTGTCCAAGTCAAACTAA